The region GCCTGGGCCGGCGCCAGGAGGCCCTGGAGGCCACCCAACAGGCCGTCGACACCTATCGCCAGCTGGCTCAGCGCAACCCCGACGCCTTCCTACCCGACCTGGCCTCAAGCCTCAACAACCTGGGCATGATGCTCGCCAACCTGGGCCGGCGCCAGGAGGCCCTGGAGGCCACCCAACAGGCCGTGGAGATCCGACAGAAGCTGGCTCAGCGCAACCCCGACGCCTTCCTGCCCGACCTGGCCTCAAGCCTCAACAACCTGGGCATGATGCTCGCCGGCCTGGGCCGGCGCCAGGAGGCCCTGGAGGCCACCCAACAGGCCGTCGACACCTATCGCCAGCTGGCTCAGCGCAACCCCGACGCCTTCCTCCTGGCGACCAGCCTTGGCGCTCTGGGCTCTGTGCTGAGGGGACTGGAGAGGCATGGAGAGGCCGCGAAAGCCTTCGAGGAGGGGGCACGAGCGCTGGC is a window of Chloroflexota bacterium DNA encoding:
- a CDS encoding tetratricopeptide repeat protein: LGRRQEALEATQQAVDTYRQLAQRNPDAFLPDLASSLNNLGMMLANLGRRQEALEATQQAVEIRQKLAQRNPDAFLPDLASSLNNLGMMLAGLGRRQEALEATQQAVDTYRQLAQRNPDAFLLATSLGALGSVLRGLERHGEAAKAFEEGARALAPYFQRWPQALAPLMANLLQDYVRACESAGKAPDESLVAPIMKVLEDMSD